From Suncus etruscus isolate mSunEtr1 chromosome 6, mSunEtr1.pri.cur, whole genome shotgun sequence, one genomic window encodes:
- the CFAP144 gene encoding protein FAM183A yields the protein MVGQQDEVSKNQILREMYLKELRTQKLYTQYHVNPLRKVHTITKKPMSWHDAQEEATDDMFLEAIHAAQQTRKKYEETQTESQEIGWHPKPLINPNRDDRRLNHFRVFQDITLYKAKMWSLGETDVRSRSK from the exons ATGGTGGGACAACAGGATGAGGTCAGTAAGAACCAGATCTTACGTGAAATGTACCTCAAGGAGCTTCGAACCCAGAAACTGTACACACAGTATCATGTGAATCCCCTTCGCAAAG ttcacacAATTACTAAAAAGCCCATGTCTTGGCATGATGCCCAGGAGGAAGCTACAGATG ATATGTTTCTCGAGGCCATTCATGCTGCCCAACAAACAAGGAAGAAATATGAGGAGACGCAGACTGAAAGTCAAGAAATTGGGTGGCATCCCAAACCTTTG ATAAATCCAAATCGAGATGATAGAAGACTGAACCATTTCCGGGTGTTTCAGGATATCACTCTCTACAAGGCTAAAATGTGGAGTTTGGGAGAAACTGATGTTCGCAGTAGATCAAAATAG